Proteins found in one candidate division KSB1 bacterium genomic segment:
- a CDS encoding CcmD family protein, producing MSENVLLVVFLIVWFGISSYLFYLDREIKRIKQKLELQKEVKNNKI from the coding sequence ATGAGTGAAAATGTTTTATTGGTTGTATTTTTAATTGTTTGGTTTGGAATTTCATCATATCTTTTCTATCTCGACAGAGAAATTAAAAGAATTAAGCAAAAGTTGGAGCTACAAAAGGAAGTTAAGAATAATAAAATTTAA